The proteins below are encoded in one region of Levilactobacillus namurensis:
- a CDS encoding ScpA family protein gives MPRLLQSGSINMDKTTMDGQPLIQVSDFEGPLDLLLHLIKTNEMDIYDIRIATITTQYLDYLHQMQTLRLDVAGEYFVMAANLMAIKAKLLLPKPQTVVPAADEEAYSDPREELVNQLLEYQRYQQAAQDLKRRAQERQQHFTRSAMAVPSDTPLTVAPGTTVADLQSALLKLVHRVSVARPVTQRVASERFTVKDQMRTVLHRLNRHPVTFDHLFGPTPVLEEVVTTFLAVLELAKRHQIALHQASRLVPLQLNAVVKGDDDHDTTRTD, from the coding sequence ATGCCAAGATTATTGCAGAGTGGGAGTATCAACATGGACAAGACCACGATGGACGGTCAACCGCTGATTCAAGTCAGTGATTTTGAGGGACCGCTCGATCTATTGCTTCACTTGATTAAAACCAATGAAATGGATATTTATGATATTCGCATTGCCACCATTACCACGCAGTATCTGGATTATTTGCATCAGATGCAGACGTTACGGTTAGACGTGGCAGGCGAATATTTTGTGATGGCTGCTAATCTGATGGCTATCAAAGCTAAACTATTATTGCCGAAACCACAGACGGTGGTCCCGGCGGCGGACGAAGAAGCGTATAGCGACCCCCGAGAAGAGCTGGTCAACCAGTTACTAGAGTATCAGCGGTACCAGCAAGCGGCCCAGGATCTGAAACGCCGGGCCCAAGAACGGCAGCAGCACTTTACCCGCTCCGCGATGGCGGTGCCCAGTGATACGCCGTTGACCGTGGCCCCGGGAACGACCGTCGCAGACTTGCAGTCGGCGTTGCTTAAGTTGGTCCACCGGGTATCGGTGGCGCGTCCCGTGACCCAGCGGGTGGCCTCGGAGCGCTTTACCGTGAAAGATCAGATGCGTACGGTCTTACACCGTTTGAATCGGCACCCTGTGACCTTTGATCACTTGTTCGGGCCGACGCCGGTCTTAGAGGAAGTGGTCACGACTTTTTTGGCCGTTTTAGAATTAGCCAAGCGACATCAAATCGCGTTACA
- a CDS encoding N-acetyltransferase, which translates to MLLKYRSDYQKIAMGILSLDPVFKDWDRLQHALTWYQTSDDRTLYLWKDRRDDFAGILGTEQQGRYVVVRLLTLMPDKQTTRNAQNMLDDLAATVPQQRVMGTLANAKIIAEWEYQHGQDHDGRSTADSSQ; encoded by the coding sequence ATGTTATTGAAGTATCGTAGCGATTATCAAAAAATTGCAATGGGGATCTTAAGCCTCGATCCCGTCTTTAAGGATTGGGACCGACTCCAGCATGCGCTGACCTGGTACCAGACCAGCGACGATCGGACCCTTTACTTGTGGAAGGATCGCCGCGATGATTTTGCCGGCATCTTAGGCACCGAGCAACAGGGCCGCTACGTGGTGGTGCGTTTACTGACGTTGATGCCGGATAAGCAGACCACCCGTAATGCCCAGAACATGCTGGATGACTTGGCCGCGACGGTTCCCCAACAACGGGTGATGGGGACGTTGGCGAATGCCAAGATTATTGCAGAGTGGGAGTATCAACATGGACAAGACCACGATGGACGGTCAACCGCTGATTCAAGTCAGTGA
- the xerD gene encoding site-specific tyrosine recombinase XerD — translation MTTLAMMTADFGHYLTVEQGLAANSVSSYTQEVREFGDYLQTQGVGDFLQVDRVTVMNYLAALTSQGKARNSVIHAVSALRKFYRYLVQTHQTTTNPMANVAAPKHAEHLPAVLTVAEVDRLLAAPDTTDKYGIRDRAMLEVLYATGLRVSELVHLKLVDLHLEMGLIQTLGKGDKERIVPIGDVASDWIQQYLQHSRPVLLKQRTSPYLFLNAHGGGLTRQAIWQKIKRYVALADIQKDVTPHTLRHSFATHILENGADLRVVQELLGHADITTTQIYTHISKKRLTAVYDRYHPRA, via the coding sequence ATGACCACGTTAGCGATGATGACGGCCGATTTTGGCCACTATTTGACCGTTGAACAGGGGCTGGCCGCCAATTCTGTCAGCAGCTACACCCAGGAAGTCCGGGAGTTCGGTGACTACCTGCAGACGCAGGGAGTGGGCGACTTCTTACAGGTCGACCGGGTCACCGTGATGAATTATTTGGCGGCGTTGACCAGTCAAGGCAAGGCGCGTAATTCGGTGATTCATGCGGTCTCCGCGCTCCGTAAGTTTTACCGGTATCTGGTGCAGACCCACCAAACGACCACTAATCCCATGGCGAACGTGGCGGCGCCCAAGCACGCCGAACATTTACCAGCCGTATTGACGGTCGCGGAAGTCGATCGCCTGTTAGCGGCGCCCGACACGACCGATAAATACGGTATCCGGGACCGGGCCATGTTGGAGGTCTTGTATGCGACAGGCTTACGGGTCAGTGAGCTGGTCCACTTGAAGCTGGTCGACTTGCACCTGGAGATGGGATTGATTCAGACCCTGGGTAAGGGCGACAAGGAGCGCATCGTGCCGATTGGTGATGTGGCGAGCGATTGGATTCAGCAGTACTTGCAGCATAGTCGGCCCGTCCTATTGAAGCAGCGGACCAGTCCCTACTTATTCTTGAACGCCCATGGTGGCGGCTTGACCCGCCAGGCCATTTGGCAAAAGATCAAGCGCTACGTGGCCTTGGCGGACATCCAAAAAGACGTGACTCCCCATACATTGCGCCACTCCTTTGCGACGCATATCTTGGAGAATGGGGCGGATCTGCGGGTGGTCCAGGAGCTACTGGGACACGCGGATATTACCACGACCCAGATCTACACCCACATCTCTAAGAAACGCTTGACGGCGGTGTATGACCGGTATCACCCCCGGGCCTGA